tgaaatttggcCTGTGTTTCTTGGAGCTGTAGCTTAGTTCATTGGTTCATTGGTGTTATAGCCACCATTATATTACTAACATTTTCAAGAGGTATATCTTTCATTTTGTTAATTACAAGTTCATGTGTTCATTTCCCCCCCTTTATATATGTTAgctatattaatattattggTGTTTTACATGTACTTATTTGCTTAATTATAGGGCTTCTCAGCCTCCAAGTTATAATTTAGACAGATTCAAGGTAAATAATatcttttgattttgaaatttgaacaCTTACGACTAAGGCTATTTAAGCTTAATTAAGGTAGACCATCCTAACTTTTTAAAATCAAAGATATACTACTACAAAATATGGAATTAGCTACGAATTATCAATATTTCCTAGTTAATCAATATTAAATAGCTTCTAGCTAATTGAATTTTCATATAATACATCGCTAATCCATAACTAAATGTGATTAGCatgattttgttgttgtttagcTATGTAATTTAACTTGTTCGTCGCTAAttccttatttttcttatagTAATAGGACCCCGATTGTGTGAGTTTGCCCACATTGCGCACCtcaatttcaaataaaagagaAGGGATATGATAGATGCACAACTATAGCATAAAATAATTCAATTAATGATTTTCGGTATACTGAATAGGTTGATTGGAAGAGATCAAAcaactaattttttattttaaattttgaattgttgTGTTGGTTGATAATTAAGATGGGTGAGAAGACAAGCTTCCAGTTGGGTGTGGTGGGAGCATTGTTTCTCTCAGTGGCATCCTCAGTCTCTATTGTTATTTGCAACAAAGCTTTGATGAGCAATCTTGGTTTCCCATTTGGTAATTCATCttccttaatttatttatttacttgcACCAGCTTGGCTTATTAATATTGTAATTGTAATATACGTTTATTATAATCAACCCACCAAACTTTTAACAAGAGGAAATCTAAATAAATTGTGTTGGTTAGTTATGCATGTGTTTGGTGTGCAGGCATGTGTGGTGAAAAGTAGAAAATTAAATGACAATagcttcctttttcattaactTGAATTTGTAGTCATGTCAAGAGtttgtttattaaattttatccAGTGAtgaaatcaatattttaattgtggaattaatttatatagatatacCGACGtgtaatgtttttttttcacGCACTAATAATTACTAGTAGTATGTTTAATCAATTATAACACCTCAGTTATCATTTTTTTGATCCTATGACCTTAACAGTACCttgattatataaaatattttggcttaatatatatatatatatatatataaatttttaaatttgtcaataaattttatttagacactcaaattaaattttattcgAATTGAACATCTGAACACATGTTAAAGTGTTCGTATTAGACACTTTCGattcaaattttgaagaaataatTGTGTGTTCTCAAGCATCTATTAAATAGTTGAGTGTGTTAATcacataaaatatgtcatctCCCTTACTTATACACATTAACCTTAATTGCATTAAACTTGAGATTTTATTACTTGTATAGGCGAATGTGTGTAACTAAAGGAGGTGACATATTTAATTTGATGAGTTAATCTTTCTATGTAATGAACACTTGAGAAACCGCGCAAAAGTTTTTTTAAGAAAGTATCTAATAGAAACACTATATCACGTATTCAGATGTTCAATTGAAACAAACCTTAATTCAAATGTCTAAATAAAgtttattgataaattttatgCATTAAGCCAAGTATTTTTGCACTATCAATGCATATAACTTAAATTCGTTATCAATTTTTACATAATGCATGTCGGAAGCAGAACATTTTCTTGGATGGTTTACAATTTCTGTGGGGCAAAAAAAGACataatttttttggtaaataaattttatttattaattattaccaATGGTGAATTACAGTGCAATTTTtgtgttaattattttttatttgcagCAACAACATTGACAAGTTGGCATCTGATGGTGACATTTGTTACACTTCATGTGGCACTGAAATTCAATTTCTTTGAGAACAAACCCATTGATATGAAGACTGTGATTCTCTTTGGTATCTTAAATGGCATTTCCATTGGCTTTCTCAATCTCAGCCTTGGTTTTAATTCTATTGGCTTTTACCAGGTAATATATTGGCCTTACCATAAAAAGTACGAGAACGAtatatttcatgatacatcctgaatgacattttttaaaataaaaaatccatATAATTTCTAGACAGTAATAAACTACTAGTATACggtaaattcaaaacaaaaattgTATGTATTTGATAGATGGTGTTTGATTATGTTTATAAGTAATGTTTGGTTTATCTACACGTTTGACAATTAGCCACttattagaaaaattattttttaaaagtaaaattttTGTCCCCAAAATTAATCAATAGAAACTGAAAATATCAATGCTAACTCTCTGTCGTGTGTGTTACTTTTGCAGATGACAAAGTTAGCAATTATACCTTTCACTGTACTTTTAGAAaccattttcttaaaaaaacaattcaggtaatttaaaatttcatatattcCTAAACCTAAAATAGGATATCCAAATAAttacttatatttattttgttactacatatatttcatttttttgcaGCCGGAATGTCAAATTCTCTCTGTTAATTCTGTTGCTCGGAGTCGGTATCGCCTCCATTACCGATCTTCAGCTCAATTTTGTTGGCACAATCCTCTCTCTACTAGCCATTGTTACAACTTGTGTTGGACAAATTGTATCCTCTTACGTGCactgatgattttttttttatttcgtcTGATTAAGTTATTTGCAATAATATAGGTTCGTGCTTGTAACAAAATATATGGTCTCATAACCTTGATAATGGAATAAATAACACGCTATAACTTTTGTTGGACAAATTATATCCTACTTACTGGTCCAAGTActtgtgttatgtgtactgtTAGTATGTAATAACTTTACATCATAACAAACGTGATCATTTGATAACctgaaaaatagaataaatatttACTTGTTATGACATATATAGTTTAAAGTTCTATCTTGATATATAGTCATATAACTTAAAACTCATCTTCCAATTACTATGTCCTAGATtatgaaaattatttaattattttctttttcataaatGATGAGtataattttctttgattccaAAAGAATGTCAATGGTTATTTCATGCTTTGACTTGACCCCTAGAATTAATTCAGCTCACAAATACAATTCAGAAGAGACTCAACATTTCATCTACACAACTGTTGTACCAATCAGCCCCTTTCCAAGCAGGTATTCTATTTGTGACAGGGCCTTTGGTGGATCAATTCCTTACTAACAAGAATGTTTTTGCTCACAAGTATTCCAATGTTGTGTGGGTAAGCAAAACCCTAATccccattttttttcttatgcaTAATGTGTATGTTCTAGCAATAAATTATTTGTTACTACAACAAGTTAAAGTACACTGATAACTTAAAATGTGTTACATTATCGGTGTATATCAaataaattcaagaaattttacTAAGACTTCAGCTTGATTTTATGGAAATTTTTAGAATAAGCAAATCGATCATGGGTGGAGCTAGCTAGGGTACCACATGAATGTTTATCTAAACACCTTTTGTCTAAAAATTACATCTATATATATAgtcaaaactattttttatgtatatatatagtaaatgtTGAATCATCTATAGGTTTCTTCATaagtttacttttttatattttgaatctcctaaatgaaaatgaaaattttgattatgtTGCAGGGATTCATATTGTTGTCATGCTTGATTGCTGTGTCAGTTAATTTCAGCACATTTTTGGTGATTGGTAAGACATCACCAGTGACATACCAAGTGCTAGGCCACTTAAAAACATGCCTTGTTCTAGGATTTGGCTATACACTGCTGCATGATCCCTTCACATCAAGAAACATTGTTGGTATACTTGTTGCCATTGTTGGCATGGGATTGTATTCCTATTTTTGCATACATGAAACTACAAAAAAACAGCTTGGAGATCAttcttccattcctcaagtaaGAATATCTCCATCTATTTCTCTTGTTTTTATTGGAGTTTTAACTTTTATACAATAGGGGCCGTTTAGTTTAGTTGATCAGAGTTATGTAAATATTAGTTCTATGTAGGAATTAGTTATGTACGGTttaattattcatgtattagaTATTTATATAGGAGTATTAGTTATTTCATCTTTCAAacgcataaaataatacataaattatgtAGTCATATATAACTTATACatgaaataatacataaattgacTCATAACTAAAGTCGTACTTGATATGCCTGAATTTtatagaaagaaataaaaaatatcaaacatgGGATGCAAGTATTAATTATGTCAATTTCAATATATGAATAATTCCCTTCTAACCAGCAATCAACTGACCCCTAACGGccaaatatatatttatctaaAAAACTAAGACAAAATTTTCAGGTACAGAcgttaaaatatactaataatgtATTTTGTTAATGAGTGATATGATTGTATTTTGTTTCTGgtaatatatattgattttgTTATATCATCTCAGGTTAAAGAGAAAGATACTAGTACCCCACTTCTGGCAGGGAAGGATGGTTATCAAGATAAGGAAAATCATGAAACCAAGAAGTTATCCAACTCCCTAGTTTAAATTTAGAGTTGAGATGAGAATGTttcaaataaacaaaaaaatctGAATTTGGAGACATTCCACTGGATGTAAATGATTTTTGGTTCATTCAATAAAATTTCCACAAATTGTGTTCGTAAAAGAGAAACTCAGAAATGagagaagaagagtgaacaatTATGATGAACACTCATGTATTGAGAATGAAAAACTGTGATTTCAATCAGTACATGTGTTGTATTTATTGCACTTCATTAGTTAGTAACTAACTCATCTTAACTAACTATCTGATAGGTTGTTACAACTAACAACTAAATGACTACTCTTCCTTTCACTGATCTTAATAACCACTCACTCAACTAACTAACTTGTTAACAAACTTTATATCACAACACTCTCCTTCAAGATGGGAGgtgcaaaaatattcaaaactcCTAACTTGGATAAGAGATGTTCATGTTGCACTTTTTATAGTACTTTAATCAGAATATCAACAGGTTGTTCTTGAGTGGGTAGGTAGTCTACTTTGATTAACCCCTGTTGAAATCTCTCGTTTATAAAATGGCAATcgatctcaatgtgcttagtcctTTTATGGTATACTGGATTTGTTGCAATCTGAATGGAAGCCTTGCTATCACTACTATATACTTGAACTGTATTGAACATCAACATCTACTTCTCTTAGCATTCCAAATAACCATACTTATTCATACACAATAGAGGCAAGACTCCTATACTCAGCCTTAACTGAACTGCTTGACACTGTAGTTTGTTTCTTGGCTTTCCATGAGACTAAGAATTGAACAATCTTGGCCATGTAGCCTGTAACATATTTCCTGCAGGTAAGTGCAGAAGAAGCCCAATCAGCATCACAAAAGGCAGTAAACAATCCATCTGAACTACTAGCTAGCAGTACGCTTTAAGTATCTGTCTACTCTCAATGCAGCTTCCACGTGAGACTTCTTAGGCTGATGTAGGACTGACTTAAGATCTGAGTGTTAAAGGATATATCTGGTCTTGTCATACTGAGATACAATAGCTTGCCTATCCCTTTTTGATACATAGTCTGATCTACCAAGGGATCTTCTACTACTTCTTGGTTCTTTCCCACATGCTCATcatattattttgattatagaAGTTTTTGCAGGCTTGATTGCTGTCATACCAACTTTATATATGAGTTCAAGGGCATACTTCCTTTGATGCATAAGTATCCCATTTGATGATCTAGTGAACTCAATgcccaaaaaatattttaagttccCCAAAGTCTTTCATCTCGAAGGTTTGTTGTGGTGCTTTCTTTATCTCTTCTATCAACAATAAGCTGCTGCCAGTTATGAGCATGTCATCCACATACACAAGCACAATGATGATTCCTTCCTCTGATTTATTGATAAATAAGGAGTAGTCATATTGACTCTGTTTGAACCTAAGATTAAGGAGAGCTTTAGTAACTTTATGATTCCACTGTCTTGGAGCTTACTTAAGACAATATAGGGACTTTGTCAGCCTGCACACCTTCTACCCTTGACTGACAAACCCTTGAGGGAGCTGCATGTAAATTTCATCTTCCAGATCACCATGTAAGAAAGCATTAAACACATCCATCTGATGTATGTGCCAATGTCTTAAAGTTGCAATGGATAAAATAGATCTCACTACTGTTATCATCTTGACAATAGGTGAGAAGGTTTCTTTATAGTCTATCCCTTCTTTTTGACTATTAACAACTAGTCTTGCTTTGAACCTCTCTATTTCTCCTATTTGTAGGGGTTTGCAAAAATTGaaccaaaaaatattattgatttattgttaTTGGATTATTGGGTTAAtagttatttaatgattttataaaaaataattattgggttATCGGTTCGATATTGGTTTTATAATATTGGAAtattgggtaaaccgataacccattaagactatAGTAGTTTACTAGtttaattttttagtttttttactcatatacaaatatcaaacaaaaaatattaatataaatatataatcagtTAATCACTATATCATACTATTTAGTATTTACCCTTTAGGCTTTGCCGCTTTAAGTCCAGCGGCAAGGGTTTGTAAGTTGCTGCGACGGCGACTCTAGGaataatatatttgttttaaaattattttcttattggttaaaccaaAAACCGAACCGTTAAggaccaaaaaataaaaaaccaaaaaccgataataaatattttattgatttgattattgGTTTAACGTATTTAGAAACTAAAAACTAAGAAACAGAACCGATAATACTCAAAACCAAATCAAAACGACCAATACACACCCctacctatttgggagttttaTTCTCATACCAATGATTTAGCTATAATTAGAGGCAAACAATTTCTGTTGAAAACAACCAGCATTATCAACATAATTTCCTCAGTTTGAAACTGTGCTCTAAATTTAACAATTCGAGCAAAcaaccttacaaaaattaatttataagttAATAACAAATCATATTTGAGCATCTTAGAGATGCTTGCTAACGGTACACATGGAAGGTGAAAGGGCTCATATTCACCTTTTTATAAGTTCTAAAATCTCAGGAAATACAATCCAACTTTAGCTGGTACAATGatataatgatcattttatCATAAGAACAAGCAAAATAAGAGAATTCTTGAAGAATCTTttattattcaacatatagccacgtaaat
This Solanum dulcamara chromosome 8, daSolDulc1.2, whole genome shotgun sequence DNA region includes the following protein-coding sequences:
- the LOC129900264 gene encoding UDP-xylose transporter 1-like — translated: MGEKTSFQLGVVGALFLSVASSVSIVICNKALMSNLGFPFATTLTSWHLMVTFVTLHVALKFNFFENKPIDMKTVILFGILNGISIGFLNLSLGFNSIGFYQMTKLAIIPFTVLLETIFLKKQFSRNVKFSLLILLLGVGIASITDLQLNFVGTILSLLAIVTTCVGQILTNTIQKRLNISSTQLLYQSAPFQAGILFVTGPLVDQFLTNKNVFAHKYSNVVWGFILLSCLIAVSVNFSTFLVIGKTSPVTYQVLGHLKTCLVLGFGYTLLHDPFTSRNIVGILVAIVGMGLYSYFCIHETTKKQLGDHSSIPQVKEKDTSTPLLAGKDGYQDKENHETKKLSNSLV